In a genomic window of Penaeus vannamei isolate JL-2024 chromosome 10, ASM4276789v1, whole genome shotgun sequence:
- the LOC113823155 gene encoding cytochrome P450 4C1, which yields MLWPKNDALVWGSSAFTYFTLTVALALGLAWLLQRQRKSWLLAKIPGPETHFLFGSRRISGVPEDRIQWLIKTSTLGEVVKFWIGFLPTCMICSARGAEVILTSQKHINKGNNYNFLKDWLGDGLLTTTGSKWHSRRKLLTPAFHFKILEDFLDVFNGQSTTMVQQLRGKADGKPFDIFPFITRCALDIICETAMGRTVNAQCNADSEYVKALNRFAALLIKRAGTPWLRPDLLYTLFGQRSEYDACLEVLHGFSQETIVERRALLRNSRKNSKEEDTEEVFGKKKRLAFLDLLLEYSEDGTKLSDEDIREEVDTFMFEGHDTTTAAINWVLYLLGLHPEIQARVHEELDSVFGAEDRPATMDDLRAMKQLENCIKEGLRLFPSVHRFARTLREDVRICDYVVPSGTNIMIFPYRIHRDPQQFPDPEKFDPDRFLPENSKTRHPYAYIPFSAGPRNCIGQKFAQMEEKVLLSSILRKFRVESAVPRESLRPMDHFVLRPKGGNIVKLFPRS from the exons ATGTTGTGGCCCAAGAACGACGCCCTTGTCTGGGGCTCGAGTGCCTTCACGTACTTTACCCTCACCGTGGCGCTGGCCCTCGGCCTGGCCTGGCTCTTACAGAGGCAACGGAAG tcGTGGCTCCTCGCCAAGATCCCTGGTCCCGAAACCCATTTCCTCTTCGGTTCTCGCCGTATCAGTGGCGTTCCAGAGG ACCGCATCCAATGGCTCATCAAGACCAGCACCCTCGGGGAGGTCGTCAAATTCTGGATTGGCTTTCTCCCGACGTGCATGATCTGCAGCGCCAGAGGGGCAGAA GTTATTCTTACAAGTCAGAAGCACATCAATAAAGGCAATAATTACAATTTTCTCAAAGACTGGCTTGGCGACGGCCTTCTGACAACCACAG gaAGCAAGTGGCACTCCCGAAGGAAGCTGCTGACCCCCGCCTTCCACTTCAAGATCCTGGAGGACTTCCTGGACGTCTTTAACGGCCAGAGCACAACGATGGTCCAGCAGCTGCGAGGAAAAGCCGACGGGAAGCCCTTCGACATTTTCCCTTTCATCACCCGCTGCGCCCTCGACATCATATGCG AAACTGCGATGGGCCGGACGGTGAACGCCCAGTGCAATGCAGATTCCGAGTACGTGAAAGCCCTCAATAG GTTCGCTGCGCTCCTCATCAAGCGGGCGGGGACGCCGTGGCTCCGCCCCGACTTGCTCTACACTCTCTTCGGCCAAAGGAGTGAGTACGACGCCTGCCTCGAGGTCCTCCACGGCTTCTCGCAGGAGACCATCGTGGAGAGGAGGGCGCTCCTGCGGAACTCCAGGAAGAATAGCAAGGAAGAGGACACAGAAGAAGTCTTTG GCAAGAAGAAGCGCCTGGCGTTCCTGGACCTCCTGCTGGAGTACTCGGAGGACGGCACCAAGCTCTCCGACGAGGACATCCGCGAGGAGGTGGACACCTTCATGTTCGAGGGCCAcgacaccaccaccgccgccatcaACTGGGTCCTCTACCTGCTAGGTCTTCACCCGGAGATACAG GCTCGCGTGCACGAGGAGCTGGACTCGGTCTTCGGCGCCGAGGACCGGCCGGCGACGATGGACGACCTGCGCGCCATGAAGCAGCTGGAGAACTGCATCAAGGAGGGCCTGAGGCTGTTCCCGTCCGTCCACAGGTTTGCCAGGACGCTGCGAGAAGACGTCCGCATAT GCGACTACGTGGTCCCGTCCGGAACCAACATCATGATCTTCCCGTACCGGATCCACCGCGACCCGCAGCAGTTCCCCGACCCGGAGAAGTTCGACCCGGACCGCTTCCTGCCCGAGAACAGCAAGACGCGGCACCCGTACGCTTACATTCCCTTCAGCGCCGGACCAAGGAACTGCATCG GCCAGAAGTTCGCGCAGATGGAGGAGAAGGTCCTCCTCAGCAGCATCCTCCGCAAGTTCCGCGTCGAGAGCGCTGTCCCTCGAGAGTCCCTGCGGCCGATGGACCACTTCGTCCTGCGGCCAAAGGGAGGGAACATCGTCAAGCTCTTCCCGAGGTCGTGA